ACCTTGATGCAGAACGCCGAGTCGCGCAGCGGCTCGGCGCGGTAGCGGCCGGTCCCGGGATCCGGGCGGAAGCGCTGCGCCGGATAGCCTTCCACCACCGCCGCGTTGTCGCTGTAGGCCGACAGCGTGTGCTGCGGCGTCTGCGCGTGGGTGTGGCGGATCATCTTGAACAGGGTCTGCGCGCCGCCGTTGGCCGCGCCACCGTCGATGCGCATGTCCTGGCCGTCGATGGTCCAGCTGGCGTTGAAGATCTTGTGCCGGCAGTGCTCGGAGTTGGCCTGCGCGAACATCATCAGTTCGACATCGTGCGGGTCGCGGCCGAGCGCGGCGTAGCGCTCGCGCAGGTAGGCGATCTCGTCGTCCGCCAGGGCCAGGCCGAGGCGCTGGTTGGCCTCTTCGAGCATGTCCAGCGGGATGACTTCGACGCTGCCGCGCGCCGGCGCGGTGAACAGCGCCGCGGCCTGGTCGTGGCTGTCGAGCAGCGACTGCGTCATCGGGTCGTGCAGCGCACGGGCCAGCGCACCCGCGGTGGCGGCATCGGACGGCCAGCCGGCGATGTCGATGCGCGTGCCGCGTTCCACCCGGCGCACAGGCTGGCCGACGTCGCGCAGCAGCTCGCCGGCCTTGCTGGCCCAGGGCGAAATGGTGCCCAGGCGCGGCGCGACGTAGCGGCTGGCGGCATCCGTGGCGGCTTCGGCCGTGCCTTCGGCGGCTTCGAGGATGCGATGCAGGATGGCGCGGTCGGGCGTTGCGCCCGCTACGGGCTCGACCCAGTAGACGTGCCAGGCGCCGGTGACGCGGACGGCGGGGGCAATGGCCTGCAGGCGGGCCTGGAGGCGTTCACGCCGAAACGGCGACAGGGCTGGCAGGCCCTCGAGGACGATCATGTCCGGGATTGACCGTGGAACGGGCCGGTCATTGTAGCGAAGCCGGGCCCCGGCGCGCGCCGGGCCGCAACGGGCGGATCGGCTCAGAGGTCGCCGGCCTCGGCGGCCAGCTTGTCCAGCGCCGCGCGCAGCGCGTCTGGTGGCATGTAGCCGGGCATCTGCATGCCCTCGGCGGTGACGATCATCGGCGTGCCGGTCAGGCCGACGCGCTGGCCGATGTCGTACTGCATGGCGACCGGGTTGGTGCAGTCGCGCTGCGGCACGCGCTTGTCCTGCTTGGCATCGGTGAGCGCCTGGCGACGGTCCATGGCACACCAGACCGAGACCATCTTGCGGAAGTCCTCGCTGGCCGGGCCCATGCGCGGGAACGCCAGGTACTCGATGGAAATGCCGCGCTTGTTGTACTCGGCGATGTCCTGGTGCAGCTTGCGGCAGTAGCCGCACTCGACGTCGGTGAACACCGCGACGGTGTAGACCGGCTTGTCCGCGGCAAAGATGATGCGGTCCTTGGCCGGGATGGTCTTCAGCAGGTCGCGGCGCAGCGTGGCCAGCCCGCCCTGGCTCAGGTCCTTCTGCTCCTTGACGTCGAACAGCGCGCCCTGCAGCAGGTAGCGGCCGTCATCGCTGACGTAGATCACCTGTCCGCCGACGATCAGCTCGCGAAAGCCCGGCAGCGGCGCCGCGCCGACGTGGTCGATGCGCACCCGCGGGTTGATGGTCTGGATGGCGGCAACCGCGCGCTCGTCCGGCGTGCCCGCTTCGACCTTCGGGACCTGGCCGGCAGCGGGGACCACCGTGGCGGCCGCACCTGCATCGCCGGAGCCGGGCGTGGCGCCCGCGCCGGGCGCCGGCGACTCGGCACAGGCGGTGAGGCTGACGGCGCAGAGCATCAGGGGCAGCAGGAACTTCATTCGCGGTCTCGGCAGGAGGGCGCCATCGGGGCACGGGGCGGGCGCGTGAGCCGGCATTCTCGCATGCGCGCACAAGCGCGAGGCCAGCGCCCGGCGCCGTGGCTCAGTCGCGACTCAGGCGCGGGGGTGGTGGCGCGCGTGCAGGCGCTTGAGCTGCTCGCGCGCCACCAGGGTGTAGATCTGGGTGGTCGACAGCGAGCTGTGGCCGAGCAGCATCTGCAGGGCGCGCAGGTCGGCGCCGCGGTTGAGCAGGTGGGTGGCGAAGCTGTGGCGCAGGCCGTGGGGGCTGACCCGCGCCGGATCGATGCCGGCCGCGGCGGCGTGCCGCTTCACCAGGGCCCAGAACGCCTGCCGGGTCGGCGCTTCGCCCCCCGCTGTGATGAACAGCGCCGCAGGTGCGTGGCGTCCCGCGAGCTGCGGGCGGGCCGTCGCCAGGTAGCGTTGCAGCCAGTCCTGGGCCTCTTCGCCCAGCGGCACCAGGCGTTCCTTGCCGCCCTTTCCGAGCACCCGCAGCACGCCCTGGCGCAGGTTGACGGCGGTGGCCGGCAGGTTGACCAGCTCGCTGACCCGCAGGCCGCAGGCGTACATCAGCTCCAGCATCGCGCGGTCGCGCAGGCCGGTGGCGGCGTCGATGTCGGGCACCTCCAGCAGGCGGTCGACCTCGGCCTCGGAGAGCGCCTTGGGCAAGAGGCGTGGCAACCGCGGCGGGTCCAGCAGGGCCGTGGGATCGTCGCCACGCAGGCCCTGCAGCAGCCGCCAGCCGTAGAACCCGCGCAGCGCCGACAGCAGCCGGGCGTTGCTGCGTGGCGACCAGCCCTCGCGGGTGCGCCAGGCGAGGTAGTCGAACAGGCCGGCGCGGTCGGCGGCGGCGATGTCGCCGCGGTCGCGCCAGCGCGCGAAGCCTTCGAGGTCGCGGCGGTAGGCGTCCAGCGTCTGCCGCGCGGCGCCGGATTCGGCCCACCAGGCGTCGAGGAAGGCCGCGATAGCGCGCGCATCGGCGTCGTGCAGGGGCGGCAGGCGCATGCTGCGCATGCGGCGTTCGGCGGGTGTCGACGCGGTCATCGCCGCCAGCTTAGCCGCCGCCGCGATGCGCCGGCTATCCTGTGGCGATGCCCGTCAACGCTTCCAGCACCCGCACCGCTCCGGCCCCCTCAGACGCTTCCACGCGCCCCGGGGCGCTCGTCGGCTGGCGTCTTCTGGCGCTGTCCTACGACCTGTGGCCGGCGCTGGCGCTGTGGTTCGCGCTGTCCGCGCTGTTCGCCTTCGGCTACATGCTGGCCGGGCACGACGCGCGCGAAAACATCCCGCCCTTCAGCCTGCTGCAGTGGCTGCTGTGGCTGGCCTGCTGGCTGGCCGCCGGCGCCTACGCCACCGTCAGCTGGAAGCGCGGTGGGCAGACGCTGGGCATGCGTCCGTGGCGGCTGCGCGTGGTCGCCGAAAACGGCCTGGCGCCATCCTGGCGGACGCTGTGGCTGCGCTATGCGGTGGGCACGCTGTCGCTGTTGGCCGCGGGCGCAGGCTTCTGGTGGGCGTGGCTCGACCGCGACCGCCTCACCTGGCACGACCGTGCCAGCCATACGCGCCTGCGGCGCGAACCCAAGGCGAGGTGACCGCGATGCGCATCGATATCTGGTCCGACGTGGTCTGCCCTTGGTGCTGGATCGGCAAGCACCGTTTCCAGCGCGCCCTGGCGCTGCTTGGCGATGACGCCCCGGACCTCCAGGTGCGCTGGCATCCCTACCTGCTGGATCCCGATGCCGATGCCACGCCGGTGCCACTGCGCGAGGCCTATGCCGCCAAGTTCGGCGGCGCCGAGCGCGCCGCGGAGCTGCTGGCGCAGACGCAGTCTACGGCGCGCGCCGAGGGCCTGCCGATGGATTTCAGCCGTGGCCAGGTGCGCGTGACTACCCTGCCGGCGCATCGCCTGATCTGGCTCGCCGGGCGCGAGGGCGACCAGGACGCGGTCGTCGAAGCGCTGTTCCGCGCGCATTTCGCCGAGGGCCGCAACCTGGCCGACCCGGCGGTGCTGGTCGACGCCGGCGCCACCGGGAGCCTGGACGCAGCGCGCGTACGCGCGCTGCTCGCGTCCGACGAGGGTCTTGCCGAGGTGCGCGCCGGCATCGGCCAGGCGCAGGCGCTGGGCATCCGCGCGGTGCCGACCTTCGTCATCGATGGCCGCCACGGCGTGCAGGGCGCGCAGCCGCCGGAGGCCTTCGGCGAGGCGCTGCGCAAGCTCGCCTGAGCGGCCGGCGCCGGAAACAAGAAGCCCCGCGTCATGCGGGGCTTCGGGTGGAACATGTGGCTGGTGCGACTTACTTCGCCGCGACCACCCGCACCATCTCCAAACACTTGTTGGAATAGCCCCACTCGTTGTCGTACCAGCTGACCAGCTTGACGAAGGTGGAGTCGAGCGCGATGCCGGCTTCGGCGTCGAAGATCGAGGTGCGGGTATCGCCGCGGAAGTCGGTGGCGACCACCTTGTCCTCGGTGTAGCCGAGCACGCCCTTCAGCGCGCCTTCGCTCTGCGCCTTCATTTCCGCGCAGATCTCGGCGTAGGTCGCCGGGTTGTCCAGCTCGACCACCAGGTCGACCACCGACACGTCGGAAGTCGGCACGCGGAAGCTCATGCCGGTGAGCTTCTTGTTGAGTTCGGGGATGACCACGCCGACGGCCTTGGCCGCGCCGGTGGACGACGGAATGATGTTCTCGAGGATGCCGCGGCCACCACGCCAGTCCTTGTTGCTCGGGCCGTCAACCACCTTCTGGCTGGCCGTGGCGGCGTGCACCGTGGTCATCAGGCCGCGCTTGATGCCCCACTTGTCGTGCATCACCTTGGCGATCGGCGCCAGGCAGTTGGTGGTGCAGGAGGCGTTGGAGATGATCGCCTCGCCGGCGTACTTGGCGTCGTTCACGCCGTACACGAACATCGGCGTGTCGTCCTTGGACGGCGCCGACAGGATCACCTTCTTCGCGCCCGCGTCGATGTGCTTCTGCGCGGTTTCCTTGGTCAGGAACAGGCCGGTGGATTCGATCACCACGTCGGCACCCACCTCGCCCCACTTCAGGTTGGCCGGATCGCGTTCCTGGGTCAGGCGGATGCGCTTGCCGTTGACCACCAGCGTGTCGCCGTCCACCGAGACCTCGCCCTGGAAGCGGCCGTGCACCGAGTCGTACTGCAGCATGTAGGCCAGGTAGTCCGGCTCGAGCAGGTCGTTGATGGCGACGATCTCGATGTCGCTGCCGAAATTCTCCACCGCCGAACGCAGGACGTTGCGCCCGATGCGGCCGAAACCGTTGATGCCTACCTTGATCGCCATGGGAATGCTGACTCCGTATCGCCGCGCGCCGCGGCAAGGGTGGGTGGAACACGCAGAACGCCTATTTTAGCAGGCCCGCCCGCGCCCGGCCGGCCTTGACCACGATCAATGCGGGCCCGTATGGGCCGACGCATCATGACGCCACCCTCCACCCACGACAGGTGCGTCAATGCCCCGCAACACCCTTCCCCTCCTCGTCCTCGCCATTTCCGGCGCCCTCGCCGCCCCGTCCGCGCTCGCCCAGTCGGCCGGCGACTGGACCGTCGCGCTCGGCGCGCACCAGGTCAGGGCGCATTCCGACAACGGCGCGCTGGCCGCCGGCACGCTGCCGCTGGACATCGGCTCCAGCACGCGCCCGACGATCGCGGTGGAGTACTTCGTGCGCGACAACCTCGGCCTCGAGGTCCTCGCTGCACTGCCCTTCCAGCACGACATCCACGTCGACGGCCTGGGGCACGTGGGCAGCACCAAGCACCTTCCGCCCACCGTCAGCCTGCAGTACCACTTCAACGGCCAGGGGAAGGTGTCGCCGCTGCTTGGCGCGGGCGTGAACTACACCACGTTCTTCAGCGAGGACACCCGCGGCGCGCTCGCCGGCAGCAAGCTCGAACTCGACGACTCCTGGGGCCTCGCGCTGCACGCCGGCGTCGACTTCAAGGTGGGCGAAAAGGGCTCGATCCGCGTCGACGTGCGCTGGATGGACATCGACAGCGACGTGAAGCTGGACGGCGCCCACCTCGGCACCGCCAACATCGACCCGCTGGTATACGGCGCCGCCTACGTCATGCGCTTCTGATCGAAAGGCGGGCGGTAACGCACGCGCGCTAGAATCGCCGCATGCGTCCACACCCCCTGTACCGCCTGCGTTTCCTTGCCCCACTGCTGGCCATCGCCGGCGCGTTCGCCGCCGGCGACGCGCTGGCGTGGAGCGCCGAGGGCCACCGTATCGTCGCCCGCATCGCCGAGGCCGGCCTCACGCCCGCCGCGCGCGCCGAAGTCGACCGTCTGCTGGCCGGGGAGCCCGCACCCACGCTCGCCGGCATCGCGGCATGGGCCGATGAACTGCGCGACACCGACCCCGAAGCCGCCAAGGCGAGTGCGCGCTGGCACTACATCAATTTCCAGGGCCGCTGCGCGTTCGATGCGGCGAGCGACTGCCCGGGCAACGACTGCGTGGTGGGCGCCATCAACCGCCAGTACCTCACGCTTGCGCAGCACGGCCGTCCGGACGCCCAGCGCCGCGAAGCGCTGAAGTTCCTCGTGCATTTCGTCGGCGATGCGCACCAGCCGCTGCACGCGGGCCTGCGCGACGATGCCGGCGGCAACCGCCACCAGGTCAACTACAGGGGCGATGGCAGCAACATGCATCGCATCTGGGACGGGACCATCCTCGAGCGTCGCGGCCTGAAGTCGCCGGCCTATGCCGCCGAGCTGCTGGCGCGCGCGCCGCTGCCCGCGGATCCGACGCTGCACTCGCAGACGCCCGCGCTCGACTGGGCGCTGGAATCCTGCCGCATCATCGAAACCGGGGACGTCTATCCGCCCGAGGGCCGGCGCGTCCTCGACGAGGCGTTCCTGGACGCACGCCTGCCGATCGTCGAAGACCGCCTGCGCAAGGCCGGCACGCGGCTGGCGGCGATGCTCAACCATGCGCTCGCGCCAACCGTCGCCGCGCCGGCCGCTGCAACGGATTCCGCGCCCACGCCGTGAACACCGTCGCCGCACCGCGCGTCCACCCGTTCCACCATGCCGGCACCGGCACCTGGAGCTACGTGGTGGCGGACCCGGCCAGCGGCGCCGCCGCGATCATCGACCCGGTGCTCGATTTCGAGATGGCGTCGGGGCGCACCGCGACGACATCGGCGACGGGGCTGGTCGATTGCGTGCGCCAGCGCGGCTACCGCGTCGACTGGCTGCTGGAAACCCACGCCCACGCCGACCACCTGTCGGCCGCGCACTGGCTCAAGGCCACCCACTTCAACGCCGCGCCGATCGCCATTGGCGAGGGCATCCGCAGCGTGCAGGCACGCTTCCGCGATGTCTTCGACCTCGGTGCGGGCTTTGCCGTCGACGGCTCGCAGTTCGACCACCTGTTCGCCGCCGACGAGGTGTTCGCGATCGGCGGCCTCGCCTGCCGCGCGATCGCGGTGCCCGGCCACACCAGCGACAGCAATGCCTACCTGGTCGGCGACGCGCTGTTCACCGGCGACTCGCTGTTCATGCCCGACGGCGGAACCGCGCGCTGCGATTTCCCCGGCGGCAGCGCCGCCACGCTGTACCGCTCCATCCGCCGCCTGTTCGACACCCTGCCGGACGCGACCCGCGTGTTCGTGTGCCACGACTACGCACCCGGCGGCCGAGCGGTGGCCTGCGAGACCAGCATCGCCGCGCAGAGGCAGGCCAACATCCACGTGCGCGACGGCATCGACGAGGACGCCTTCGTCGCAACGCGCGAGGCGCGCGACGCGACGCTGGCCATGCCGGCGCTGATCATCCCGTCGGTGCAGGTCAACATCCGCGCCGGCGCGCTGCCGGAGCCGCGCGACAACGGCATCCGCTACATCAACCTGCCGTTGGACGCGCTGTAGCGGCATGTCCGCGCGCGTCGCCTCGTGCCTGCTTGCCGTGCTCGCGCTGGCCGCGTGGTGGCCATCGGCCAGCGCGCGCGCCAGCGGACCGGCGGCCGGCCCGCTCACCGTGTTCGCCGCAGCCAGCCTGCAGGAATCGATGGACGAAGCCGCGAGTGCCTACCGGGAGGCCACCGGCCAGGCGGTGCGCGTGTCGTACGCCGCCAGCCCGGCGCTGGCGCGGCAGATCCAGCAGGGCGCGCCGGCGGATGTGTTCGTTTCCGCCGACCTCGACTGGATGGACGTGCTGCAGGCACAGGGCCTGATCGACGCCGCGACGCGCAGTGAGCTGCTCGGCAACACGCTGGTGCTCATCGCGCCGGCGCGCAGCGCTGCACGGCCGTTCGCGCTGGGCCCGGGCAGCGACCTGCTGCCGCTGCTCGGCGCGCGCGGCCGCATCGCGCTGGGCATGGTGGACAGCGTGCCTGCCGGGAAGTACGCGCGTGCCGCCTTCGCGTCGCTAGGCATGTGGGACGCGCTGAAACCGCGCGTGGCCGGCACCGCGAACGTGCGTGCGGCGCTGATGCTGGTGGCACGCGGCGAGGTGCCGCTGGGCGTCGTGTACGCCAGCGATGCCCGCGCCGAGCCGCGCGTGCGCGTGCTCGCCACGTTCCCGGCCGCCTCGCATCCGCCGATCGTGTATCCGGTGGCGCGTGTCGCGGCCAGCCGGCATCCGCACGGCGCGGCGTTCGTGCGCTGGCTGCACTCGCCGCCGGCGCGGGCGATCTTCGTGCGCCATGGCTTCAGCCTGCGCTGAGCGGGCGACACTGCACGCATGTCCCTCTTCACCGCGGCCGAGCTCACCGTCATCGCGCTGAGCCTGAAAGTGGCCAGCACGGCGGCGCTGGCCAGCCTCCCGGCCGGCATTGCCGTGGCCTGGCTGCTGGCGCGCGGGCGCTTTCCGGGCAAGGCGCTGCTCGATGCACTGGTGCACCTGCCGTTGGTGCTGCCGCCGGTGGTGGTGGGCTATGCGCTGTTGGTGCTGTTCGGAACCCAGGGTGCGATCGGCGGATTCCTGGCCGAGCAGTTCGGCATCGGCGTCGCGTTCCGCTGGACCGGCGCGGCGCTGGCCAGCGCGATCATGGGCTTCCCGCTGATGGTGCGCGCGATCCGCCTGTCCATCGAAAACGTCGACCGCCGCCTGGAGCAGGCGGCGGCCACGCTCGGCGCCAATCCCTGGCGCGTGTTCGCCACGGTCACGTTGCCACTGGCGTGGCCGGGGATCGTGGCTGGCGCGGTGCTCGGCTTCGCCAAGGCGCTGGGCGAGTTCGGCGCCACCATCACCTTCGTGTCCAACATTCCCGGCGAGACGCAGACGCTGTCGACGGCGATTTACGGATTGATGCAGGTGCCGGGTGGCGAGTCCGGCATCTGGCGGCTGGCGGCGGTGGCGGTGGCGATCTCGCTGCTGGCGCTGCTGGCCTCGGAGTGGCTGGTGCGCCGCCAGCACGGCCACCGCGATGCGGGGGACGGCGCATGAACCTGCCGCATCCCGAGCCGGGCCGATGCTGAGCCTGGACATCCACCTGCGGCGCGGCCGCTTCGAGCGCCACGTGCGCATCGAGGATGCGGCGCGCGTGGTCGCGCTGACAGGGCCCTCCGGCGCCGGCAAGACCACGGTGCTCAATGCGATCGCCGGGCTGGTGCGCCCGCTCTCGGGGCACATCGCCGTCGACGGCCGCGTGCTGTTCGACGCCGCGCGCGGCATCGACCTGCCGGCGCACCGGCGCCGTGTCGGCTACGTGTTCCAGGATGCGCGGCTGTTCCCGCACCTCGATGTCCGCGGCAACCTGCTGTATGGCCGCCATGCGCGGCGCGGCGAGGTCGAGCGCTTCGGGCTGGATGACGTCGTCGCGCTGCTCGGCATCGGCGCGCTGCTGGCGCGCCCCACCGCCAACCTGTCCGGCGGCGAGGCGCAGCGCGTCGCCATCGGCCGCGCCCTGCTCGCGCAGCCGGCGATCCTGCTGCTCGACGAGCCGCTGTCCGCGCTCGACCTGGCGCGCCGCGAAGAGCTGATCCCGTGGCTGCAGCGGGTGCGCGACGAGGTGCGGCTGCCGATGGTCCATGTCAGCCATGCCGAGGACGAGGTGCGGCGCATGACCAGCGCGGTCCACGTGCTGGACTGACGCCTGCGGACAGTCCGGCGGCGCAGCACGCCTGTTCACGGCCACGGACGTATCCTGCGCCGATGACCGAAGTGCTCGACTCGCTTGAGCTTGCCGTCGACCGGATCGTGGCGCGGATCCCGGGCACGCTGCATGTCGCCACCCCGCTCGGCCTCGGCAAGCCGCACCGCCTGCTCAACGCCCTGTATGGCCGCATCCAGCGCGACCCCGCTCGCCGCCTGCACATCTACACGGCGCTGTCGCTGGACCCGCCCGTGGCCGGCCGCAGCGACCTGCAGCGGCGCTTCCTGGCGCCGTTCCTGAGCCGCCAGTTCGGCGACGACTTCCCGCGCCTGGACTGGGTGCGCGCGCAGCGGCGCGACGCGTTGCCCGACAACATCGCCATCGAGGAGTTCTATCTCCAGGGCGGCGCGCTGCTGCGCTCCAGACAGGCGCAACGGCATTACGCCAGCCTCAACTACACCCACGTGGCGCGCACGCTGGCCGCGCGCGGCGTGAGCTGCATCGTGCAGAAGGTCGCGGTGGACGCCGGCGGTACACGGCTGTCGCTGTCATCCAACACCGACCTCACGCTGGATACGATCGACGCGCTCGCCGTCGCCGGGCACCCGCGGCCGCTGCTGGTCGCCGAGATCGATCCGGAGCTGCCGTGGCTCGGCGGCACCGCGGCGGTCGACGCCGGATTCTTCGACATCATCGTGGCGCCGCCGGCGCCGTATCCGAAGCTGTTCGCGCTGCCGCGCCAGGCGGTCGGCGATGCCGACCATGCGATCGGCCTGTACGCCAGCGCGCTGGTGCGCGACGGCGGCACCCTGCAACTCGGCATCGGTGCACTGGCCGACGCGATCTGCCACGCGCTGGCGCTGCGCCACACCGACAACGCCGCCTATCGGCGCGTGCTGCAGGCACTCGACCCGGGCATCGAAGCGCATCCGGCCGTGCTGGCCAGTGGTGGCCTTGGACCTTTCGCGATCGGCCTGTACGGCTGCAGCGAAATGGTCAACGAAGGCTTCCGCCGCCTGGTGCAGTGCGGCGTGGTGCGCCGGCGCGTGGTCGACAAGCTGCCGCTGCAGCAGCGCCTCGACGATGGCAGCGCCAGCGAACTCGACCGCGAGCTGCAGGCGCGCGACGGGCAGTTCCTGCACGGCGGCTTCTATCTCGGCTCGGCGGAGTTCTACGACTGGTTGCGCACGCTGGATGACGACACGCGCCACGGCATCGGCATGCGCCGCATCAGCGAGTTGAACATGCTGCCGCTCGGCGACGAGGCGCTGGCGCGCGTGCAGCGCCGCGATGCACGCTTCTTCAACAGCTGCATGATGGCCACCGCGCTCGGCGCGGCGGTTTCCGACGGCCTTGCCGACGGCGAGGTGGTGTCGGGCGTGGGCG
This Luteimonas sp. MC1572 DNA region includes the following protein-coding sequences:
- a CDS encoding DsbC family protein; the protein is MKFLLPLMLCAVSLTACAESPAPGAGATPGSGDAGAAATVVPAAGQVPKVEAGTPDERAVAAIQTINPRVRIDHVGAAPLPGFRELIVGGQVIYVSDDGRYLLQGALFDVKEQKDLSQGGLATLRRDLLKTIPAKDRIIFAADKPVYTVAVFTDVECGYCRKLHQDIAEYNKRGISIEYLAFPRMGPASEDFRKMVSVWCAMDRRQALTDAKQDKRVPQRDCTNPVAMQYDIGQRVGLTGTPMIVTAEGMQMPGYMPPDALRAALDKLAAEAGDL
- the xerD gene encoding site-specific tyrosine recombinase XerD — translated: MTASTPAERRMRSMRLPPLHDADARAIAAFLDAWWAESGAARQTLDAYRRDLEGFARWRDRGDIAAADRAGLFDYLAWRTREGWSPRSNARLLSALRGFYGWRLLQGLRGDDPTALLDPPRLPRLLPKALSEAEVDRLLEVPDIDAATGLRDRAMLELMYACGLRVSELVNLPATAVNLRQGVLRVLGKGGKERLVPLGEEAQDWLQRYLATARPQLAGRHAPAALFITAGGEAPTRQAFWALVKRHAAAAGIDPARVSPHGLRHSFATHLLNRGADLRALQMLLGHSSLSTTQIYTLVAREQLKRLHARHHPRA
- a CDS encoding RDD family protein, with protein sequence MPVNASSTRTAPAPSDASTRPGALVGWRLLALSYDLWPALALWFALSALFAFGYMLAGHDARENIPPFSLLQWLLWLACWLAAGAYATVSWKRGGQTLGMRPWRLRVVAENGLAPSWRTLWLRYAVGTLSLLAAGAGFWWAWLDRDRLTWHDRASHTRLRREPKAR
- a CDS encoding DsbA family oxidoreductase, which translates into the protein MRIDIWSDVVCPWCWIGKHRFQRALALLGDDAPDLQVRWHPYLLDPDADATPVPLREAYAAKFGGAERAAELLAQTQSTARAEGLPMDFSRGQVRVTTLPAHRLIWLAGREGDQDAVVEALFRAHFAEGRNLADPAVLVDAGATGSLDAARVRALLASDEGLAEVRAGIGQAQALGIRAVPTFVIDGRHGVQGAQPPEAFGEALRKLA
- the gap gene encoding type I glyceraldehyde-3-phosphate dehydrogenase, yielding MAIKVGINGFGRIGRNVLRSAVENFGSDIEIVAINDLLEPDYLAYMLQYDSVHGRFQGEVSVDGDTLVVNGKRIRLTQERDPANLKWGEVGADVVIESTGLFLTKETAQKHIDAGAKKVILSAPSKDDTPMFVYGVNDAKYAGEAIISNASCTTNCLAPIAKVMHDKWGIKRGLMTTVHAATASQKVVDGPSNKDWRGGRGILENIIPSSTGAAKAVGVVIPELNKKLTGMSFRVPTSDVSVVDLVVELDNPATYAEICAEMKAQSEGALKGVLGYTEDKVVATDFRGDTRTSIFDAEAGIALDSTFVKLVSWYDNEWGYSNKCLEMVRVVAAK
- a CDS encoding OmpW family outer membrane protein; this translates as MPRNTLPLLVLAISGALAAPSALAQSAGDWTVALGAHQVRAHSDNGALAAGTLPLDIGSSTRPTIAVEYFVRDNLGLEVLAALPFQHDIHVDGLGHVGSTKHLPPTVSLQYHFNGQGKVSPLLGAGVNYTTFFSEDTRGALAGSKLELDDSWGLALHAGVDFKVGEKGSIRVDVRWMDIDSDVKLDGAHLGTANIDPLVYGAAYVMRF
- a CDS encoding S1/P1 nuclease produces the protein MRPHPLYRLRFLAPLLAIAGAFAAGDALAWSAEGHRIVARIAEAGLTPAARAEVDRLLAGEPAPTLAGIAAWADELRDTDPEAAKASARWHYINFQGRCAFDAASDCPGNDCVVGAINRQYLTLAQHGRPDAQRREALKFLVHFVGDAHQPLHAGLRDDAGGNRHQVNYRGDGSNMHRIWDGTILERRGLKSPAYAAELLARAPLPADPTLHSQTPALDWALESCRIIETGDVYPPEGRRVLDEAFLDARLPIVEDRLRKAGTRLAAMLNHALAPTVAAPAAATDSAPTP
- a CDS encoding MBL fold metallo-hydrolase, which encodes MNTVAAPRVHPFHHAGTGTWSYVVADPASGAAAIIDPVLDFEMASGRTATTSATGLVDCVRQRGYRVDWLLETHAHADHLSAAHWLKATHFNAAPIAIGEGIRSVQARFRDVFDLGAGFAVDGSQFDHLFAADEVFAIGGLACRAIAVPGHTSDSNAYLVGDALFTGDSLFMPDGGTARCDFPGGSAATLYRSIRRLFDTLPDATRVFVCHDYAPGGRAVACETSIAAQRQANIHVRDGIDEDAFVATREARDATLAMPALIIPSVQVNIRAGALPEPRDNGIRYINLPLDAL
- the modA gene encoding molybdate ABC transporter substrate-binding protein; amino-acid sequence: MSARVASCLLAVLALAAWWPSASARASGPAAGPLTVFAAASLQESMDEAASAYREATGQAVRVSYAASPALARQIQQGAPADVFVSADLDWMDVLQAQGLIDAATRSELLGNTLVLIAPARSAARPFALGPGSDLLPLLGARGRIALGMVDSVPAGKYARAAFASLGMWDALKPRVAGTANVRAALMLVARGEVPLGVVYASDARAEPRVRVLATFPAASHPPIVYPVARVAASRHPHGAAFVRWLHSPPARAIFVRHGFSLR
- the modB gene encoding molybdate ABC transporter permease subunit; its protein translation is MSLFTAAELTVIALSLKVASTAALASLPAGIAVAWLLARGRFPGKALLDALVHLPLVLPPVVVGYALLVLFGTQGAIGGFLAEQFGIGVAFRWTGAALASAIMGFPLMVRAIRLSIENVDRRLEQAAATLGANPWRVFATVTLPLAWPGIVAGAVLGFAKALGEFGATITFVSNIPGETQTLSTAIYGLMQVPGGESGIWRLAAVAVAISLLALLASEWLVRRQHGHRDAGDGA
- a CDS encoding ATP-binding cassette domain-containing protein, yielding MLSLDIHLRRGRFERHVRIEDAARVVALTGPSGAGKTTVLNAIAGLVRPLSGHIAVDGRVLFDAARGIDLPAHRRRVGYVFQDARLFPHLDVRGNLLYGRHARRGEVERFGLDDVVALLGIGALLARPTANLSGGEAQRVAIGRALLAQPAILLLDEPLSALDLARREELIPWLQRVRDEVRLPMVHVSHAEDEVRRMTSAVHVLD
- a CDS encoding acetyl-CoA hydrolase/transferase C-terminal domain-containing protein, whose amino-acid sequence is MTEVLDSLELAVDRIVARIPGTLHVATPLGLGKPHRLLNALYGRIQRDPARRLHIYTALSLDPPVAGRSDLQRRFLAPFLSRQFGDDFPRLDWVRAQRRDALPDNIAIEEFYLQGGALLRSRQAQRHYASLNYTHVARTLAARGVSCIVQKVAVDAGGTRLSLSSNTDLTLDTIDALAVAGHPRPLLVAEIDPELPWLGGTAAVDAGFFDIIVAPPAPYPKLFALPRQAVGDADHAIGLYASALVRDGGTLQLGIGALADAICHALALRHTDNAAYRRVLQALDPGIEAHPAVLASGGLGPFAIGLYGCSEMVNEGFRRLVQCGVVRRRVVDKLPLQQRLDDGSASELDRELQARDGQFLHGGFYLGSAEFYDWLRTLDDDTRHGIGMRRISELNMLPLGDEALARVQRRDARFFNSCMMATALGAAVSDGLADGEVVSGVGGQYDFVSMAHALPDARSTLLLRATRETGGAAQSNLRWNYGHTTIPRHLRDIYISEYGIADVRGLADEDCVVAMTAICDARFSGGLLAEAKQHRKLRGDFAPPASWARNTPARLREALAPFRRDGTLPDYPLGSDFTDVEQRLAKALGWLQANTSNRWRLLRTVAAALVTRGADDREALERMALSAPASSGERLSTRLLAYALAQTRTA